DNA from Pseudocitrobacter corydidari:
CCCTTCCTGCAAACCCAGCACAATCACGTAATCCGCCTGCTGACCCTTACTGGCATGCACGGTCATAAAATCGATATTCAGCTTCGGCCAACGGGTGGCGGCTTTTTCCAGTGCGGCCGGTTTCAGATGGTGATAACGCGCCAGCACCAGAATGCGCTGCTCCGCCGTGACGTAACCGCTTAGCTTGTCAAACAGCGCATCAAGCTGATCGTCCGGCAACAGGGTAACCGCCTTTTTATCACCGGCCGTCAGGCTGTTTAATGGCTTATGCAGCTGGTGCGGGTTTTGTTGAATAAAACGGTTGGCTATCTGACCGATGCGACCGTTGAAGCGATAGGTGGTATCCAGCGCGCAGTTATCGCCCTCGCCGAAATAGTGCGTAAAGGCCGTCGTAAGCGACAACTGTGCACCGCTGAAGCGATAAATTGCCTGCCAGTCATCCCCCACGGCAAATAGCGTGGTTTGTGAATTCTGCTTACGCAGCGCTGCCAGCAAGGCCGCGCGCTGTGGGGAGATATCCTGAAACTCATCGACCAGAATGTGTTTCCAGGGGCTGACAAAGCGCCCTTTTTCCAGCACGTTAATCGCCTGGTGAATCAGCCCGGAGAAGTCCACCGCGTTCTCTTCTTTTAGCGCGGTTTTCCACGCTTTCAGCAGCGGGGCCATCAGCTTAACGCGCTTGCCGAACAGTTCACGAACCTCTTCCGGCGCGTTGTCGATCATCTCAGCCTGGGTACCGCCATGCATACGCATCAGGCTCACCCAGCGATCCAGTCGGCTGCCCATCCGTTTGAGGATCTTCGCATCATTCCAGAAATTGTCTTCGCCAACCTCCCAGCCCATCTCTTCCTGTAACCATAAGCGCCAGCCCTTGGCCTGGGCTTTTTTCTCTTTACACTGCTGCTGCCAGCAGTCGGTGAAAAGTTTGTAGCGGGCGGCGGTGTCATTTTCCAGTTTGCTGACCACCGGCACTTTTTTACTGCCCTGCTGAATGATGTGCAACGCCAGGGAATGGAAGGTTCGCGCGGATATCGCATCCGTGTGCAGACGCTCCTGTATACGCTCATCCATCTCCTGCGCCGCTTTGCGCCCAAACGCCAGCAGTAAGATTTGCTCTGCCGCCGCTTCGCCGCGTGTCATCAGCCAGCCTGCGCGCGCCACCAGCACCGACGTTTTACCGCTACCTGCGCCCGCCAGCACCAGCAGTGAGCGTTCACCGTTCACCACCGCACGCGCCTGCGAATCGTTAAGCGGTGAGGATTCAACCTGTTCGAAGAAATCGGCGTACTGTTCCAGCATCGAGTCGGTATAGCGCTGATTATGCGCCTGACGGCTGGCTTCCACATCGTTGAGCCAGGCCTGACACTGCTGCCACGCCTCGCGACAGTTGTCGAAGCTATCGAGGCGACTCACCGGTACCGGCAAACCTTCCAGCGCATGCAAAATCCGTTGACGGATAGTCGCAGTCTGCTGGCGGGTAAGCCATTTCCCGACGTCGTTATTGTCAGCAATCTCTGCCAGCAGTTGCTGTAACACATCGGCGGAAATGTCGCTCATCTCCTGGCTCCATGCCTGCCATCGGGTGATTAAGTGACGATGAAAACGTTGGGTTTCGCCCCACTCTGTACCGTGCAGACGGACAACTTTATCTTCGGGCAGGACAAATTCCAGCTCGCCCCATACCAGCCCGCGCTTGCAGTTAATCGACAACAACTGATTGAAAGGAATGAGATATTCATGCTGTTCGCCCGATACCTTAACCCCCGCGTTGAGAAGCTCAACCCGATCGTAAGGATGCTGCGCCATGCGCTTGCCCAACGTTGTCGCTCTTAATTCCATCTTCGCCAAATCCTGACTTTTTCGATATCACACAGTGTAACCGCCAGAGAATAGGTGCTCCAGCGCAAAAAAACGTTACAATTACCCGGACTTATTATTCGCAGGCCGCACAGAGGATTTATGCGTACCGTTCTGAATATTTTAAATTTTGTATTAGGTGGTTTTGCCACAACCCTGGGTTGGCTGGTAGCAACATTCTTCAGCATCGTTTTTATTATCACTCTGCCGCTCACCCGTTCCTGCTGGGAGATAACCAAACTGTCGCTGCTCCCTTACGGCAACGAAGCGGTGCATGTTGATGAACTGGAGCCGCAGTCAAAAAACAGCGTGCTGAATGCGGGAGGCACCGTGCTCAATATTGTCTGGCTGGTGCTGTTTGGCTGGTGGCTGTGCCTGTCGCATATCGCGGTAGGTATTACACAATGCATCAGCATCATCGGGATCCCGGTGGGTATCGCCAACTTTAAAATCGCGGCGATTGCGCTGTGGCCGGTTGGCCGTCGCGTGGTACCGGTTGAAGTGGCTCGCGCCGCGCGTGAAGCCAATGCGCGTCGTCGCTTCCAGTAATCGGGGCTGAATCTCTTTATGTTAAGTCCCCTGCTACGCCGCTATACATGGAACAGCGCATGGCTTTATAACGTCAGGATTTTTATCGCCCTGTGTGGCACCACGGCGCTGCCGTGGTGGCTCGGTGATTCAAAACTGACTATTCCTTTAACCCTCGGCGTCGTTGCGGCGGCGCTGACCGACCTTGACGATCGTTTAGCCGGACGTCTGCGTAATCTGGTGATTACGCTTATCTGCTTCTTTATTGCTTCCGCTTCCGTCGAGTTGCTCTTCCCCTGGCCGTGGCTGTTTGCGCTGGGGCTGACGGTGTCGACCACCGGGTTTATTCTGTTAGGTTGCCTGGGGCAACGCTACGCGACGATAGCCTTTGGCGCGCTGCTGATTGCCATCTATACCATGCTGGGCGTTTCCCTCTATTCCCAGTGGTATCAGCAACCGATGCTGCTGATTGCCGGCGCGGTCTGGTATAACTTGCTGACGCTTACCGGGCATCTGATTTTCCCGATCCGCCCATTGCAGGATAATATCGCTCGAAGCTATGAACAGCTGGCTCATTATCTGGAACTGAAATCACGTCTGTTCGACCCGGACATTGAAGACGAAAACCAGGCCCCGCTGTATGAACTGGCGCTGGCAAACGGCAAGCTGATGGCGACGCTCAACCAGACCAAAACCTCGTTGCTGACGCGCCTGCGCGGCGACCGTGGCCAGCGCGGGACGCGTCGCACACTGCACTACTATTTTGTGGCGCAGGATATCCACGAGCGGGCCAGTTCCTCGCATATCCAGTATCAGACGTTGCGCGATAACTTCCGCTACAGCGATGTGATGTTCCGCTTCCAGCGTCTGCTGTCTATGCAGGCGCAGGCTTGCCAGCAGCTGTCGAAAGCGATTCTGCTGCGTACGCCTTACCAGCATGACAGCCGCTTTGAGCGGGCGTTTACCCATCTGGATGCCGCGTTAGATCGCGTTCGGGCAAGCGGCGCATCGCCAGAACAGATGAAAGCGTTGGGTTTTCTGCTTAACAACCTGCGGGCCATTGACGCGCAACTGGCAACCATTGAATCCGAACAGGCGCAAGAGCAGGCAAAAAGCGAAACGGAGACCCTGCTCGCCGATGACGGCCTGCACGGCTTCAGCGATATTCGCCTGCGTTTGAGCATGAATATGTCCCCTGAGTCCGCCCTGTTCCGTCATGCCGTAAGGATGTCGCTGGTGCTTTGCGCCGGATATGCATTTATTCAGCTTACCGGCCTGAACCACGGTTACTGGATTTTGCTCACCAGTCTGTTTGTCTGCCAGCCAAACTACAACGCCACGCGCCACCGTCTGGCGCTGCGTATTATCGGTACGCTGGTCGGTGTGGCGTTAGGTATCCCTGTTCTGCTGCTGGTGCCGTCCCTGGAAGGACAACTGGCGCTGATTGTGATAACCGGGGTGCTGTTCTTCGCTTTCCGTAATGTGCAATATGCCCATGCCACCATGTTCATTACCCTGCTGGTATTGTTGTGCTTCAACCTGCTGGGCGAAGGCTTTGAGGTGGCGTTACCGCGCGTTATCGACACGCTGATAGGGTGTGGTATCGCCTGGTTCGCCGTCAGTTTTATCTGGCCGGACTGGAAGTTCCGCGACCTCCCGCGGGTGCTGGCGCGCGCGGTGGATGCCAACTGCCGCTATCTGGATGCCATCCTCGAACAGTATCATCAGGGCCGCGATAACCGTCTTGCTTATCGCATCGCCCGCCGCGACGCGCATAACCGCGATGCTGAGCTGGCGTCGGTGGTATCAAACATGTCGACGGAACCCAAGGTCACCAATGAGATGCGGGAAACTGCGTTCCGTCTGCTATGCCTGAACCATACGCTCACCAGCTATATCTCCGCGCTGGGCGCACACCGTGAAAAGCTGACTAACCCGGATATTCTGGCGCTGCTGGACGATGCCGTGTGCTATGTCGATGACGCTTTCCATCATCTGCCAACGGATGAAGAACGCGTTCAGGAAGCGCTGACCGGGCTGGCGGAGCGCATCCGCCATCTTGAACCGCGCCCGGACAGTAAAGAGCCGTTGGTTCTGCAACAAATTGGCTTGCTCGTTGCCCTGCTGCCGGAAATCTGCCGTCTGCAGCAACGCGTTCTTGCCTAATCGGTCTGGGCGGGCGTGTGGATACTCAGCGCGCTTGCCCAGTCAATTAACTCATCGCGCCGCCGCAGCGGAACGGCTGCGGCATGAACGCCCGTCAATGCCCCTTCGAGCGATAAAATAAACCCCACGCTCAAATTCTCGCGTAGCCGACGTAATTTCGCCCATGCGTCTTTTGCGCCCAGTCGTTGCAAATCTGCCACATTACATATTCCGGCCTCCGCCATAAGCAGTTCCATATGAAAGGAAAGATTTGGCAGATCCTTTAATCGTTGCGATACCAGACGCCCTTTTTTCTCCCGTTGCGCATCTTTTAACGAATACTTACTTAATCGCAGCAACATTTTTTGGTTCTGCCATAGCGCCTCATCCACGCGGAAATAGTTAAGTTGAAGCGGGCCACCTCGCTTTTTAAGCGTCAGAAGCGGCGTTTTCACTTTGCGTTGATACACCGCTGTATCTTCACAGGCCCGAAGATAAAGTTCCCCTTCTGAGACCATGGCGAAAACGGTGTTGTTAACCGAAAGACTATAACCGCCAAACAGCGAACGGGAGCGCACGACGCCCAGTGGTGCGAGGTATTCCTGGGATTGATAAATCCGTTTATAAGATATTTTTTTCATGATTATCCCTTACTAATCATGCAATTAGGAGCATTAAAGTCGTTAATAGATCCAGTAATGAGCAACATAAGAAACTTACGCCAGCACGGCAAGAATTGCGTGAATTTGATGTGCGATTTTGCGAGTCGCTTTCAGAAAATGAGGTTGATCTTTGGTGACAGGGGTAGTACTGTATATTCATACAGTAACCCACAAGGTTGGATTAGCTATGTATACATCTGGTGTTGTAAATCGTTCTTCCGTCGCGGCAGCGCCTGCGACCCATCGCGCATTCGCGTCTTCTGTACAGGCCTCCCCTGCCCTGGTGAGCGAAGTGGTTTATCGTGAAGATCAGCCCATGATGGCGCAGTTACTGCTGCTACCTTTATTGCAACAACTGGGTCAGCAATCTCGCTGGCAGCTATGGCTCACGCCGCAACAAAAGTTGAGCCGCCAGTGGGTTCAGGCTTCCGGTCTGCCATTGTCCAAGGTCATGCAGCTTCGCCAGATGTCCTCGTACAACATGCTCGACTCCATGGCGCGCGCATTACGTACAGGAAACTATAGTGTGGTTATCGCCTGGGTGGCGGAAGAATTGTCGGAGCAGGAACATGCCCGGTTGATGAGCGCGGCCGAGGAAGGCAATGCCATGGCGTTTATCATGCGCCCGGTTAACTCGTCCTCTCATCCAGCAGGACAACTGAATGGGCTAAAAATTCACTCAAATTTGTATCATTAAAAGAAATTAGGAATTTTCCTGGAATTTTTTTTGCAGTCTCGTTACGGGCATGTTTCAGGAGCTGGAAATCCTGTGAACGCTGGTGTGATGCGGTTCTCAGAATTTTATCTCGCATAAATTCTAGCCGTAAATGTTAAATATTGTGTATACAACCCCTTTTTTTTCATATGCCTGACGGAGTTCACACTTGTAAGTTTCCAACTACGTTGTAGACTTTACATCGCCAGGGGTGATCAGCTTACGCCGCAGAGATCTGCTGAGTAATTAATAAGTCACGCCCCCGGTGAAGGATTTAACCGTGAGTCTTTTAGATTTTCATGGCAAATTTTGGATGATAACGAGGCGCAAAAAATGAAAAAGACAGCTATCGCGATTGCAGTGGCACTGGCTGGTTTCGCTACCGTAGCGCAGGCCGCTCCGAAAGATAACACCTGGTATACTGGTGCTAAACTGGGCTGGTCTCAGTTCCACGATGTCGGCAACAACCAGATCAACAACAACGGTCCGACCCATGAAAGCCAACTGGGCGCTGGTGCCTTCGGTGGTTATCAGGTTAACCCGTACGTTGGTTTCGAAATGGGTTATGACTGGTTAGGTCGTATGCCGTACAAAGGCAGCGAGCAGAACGGTGCTTTCAAAGCTCAGGGCGTTCAGCTGACCGCTAAACTGGGTTACCCAATCACTGACGATCTGGACATCTACACTCGTCTGGGTGGTATGGTTTGGCGTGCAGACGCTAAAAACAACGACGGCTTCAAAGACCACGACACTGGCGTATCCCCAGTATTCGCTGGCGGCGTTGAATACGCGGTTACCCGTGACATCGCTACCCGTCTGGAATACCAGTGGACTAACAACATCGGTGACGCGAACACCGTTGGTGGTCGTCCGGACAACGGCCTGCTGAGCGTAGGTGTTTCCTACCGTTTCGGCCAGCAGGAAGATGCAGCTCCAGTAGTTGCACCGGCTCCGGCTCCGGCTCCAGAAGTACAGACCAAACACTTCACTCTGAAGTCTGACGTTCTGTTCAACTTCAACAAAGCAACGCTGAAACCAGAAGGCCAGCAGGCTCTGGATCAGATGTACAGCCAGCTGAGCAACCTGGATCCGAAAGACGGTTCCGTAGTTGTTCTGGGCTTCACTGACCGCATCGGTTCTGACGCTTACAACCAGGGTCTGTCCGAGAAACGTGCTCAGTCCGTTGTTGATTACCTGATCTCTAAAGGTATTCCTTCTGACAAAATCTCTGCACGTGGCATGGGCGAATCCAACCCGGTTACCGGCAACACCTGTGACAACGTGAAAGCTCGCGCTGCACTGATCGACTGCCTGGCCCCGGATCGTCGCGTAGAGATCGAAGTTAAAGGCATCAAAGACGTTGTAGCTCAGCCGCAGGCTTAAGTTATCGTCTTATGAAAAAACCCCGCAATGCGGGGTTTTTTTTTGGCCTGAAGAAAAGGTTTAAACGATTATTCTTTGCCTAATAGCGCCTGTAAATCCTGCTTCAGGGTGCTCATCTTCGAAGCATATTTCTCTTTGTTTTCCGCGTCTTCAATCAGCTGCACAATGGTTTCTGACAGCGTTTTGCCGCGCCGCTGCGCAAGACCCGCCAGGCGCTGCCAGACGGCGAACTCCAGATCTATCGACTTCTTACGCGTATGCTGATGCTCGGCGTTAAAATGGCGTTTGCGGCGTGCGCGAATCGTCTGCTTCATACGGTTCACCAGGCCGGGATTGATATTCTGCGCAATCCACTCATTCACCTGTACCGGCTCATGCTCAAGTTTCAGCAGGAGATCAACCGCTTCCTGCGCGGCGCTGGTTTCAATGTAACGGGTGATCGGTTCGCCTTCCCGGTGCTTCTTCACCAGGTACTTCCACTTCCACCCGCTCTCAAGATTTTCCAGTTGTTGATATTTCATTGCGATCCCAAGGTGACCGTGTAACTCTTTTCAGGATATCAGTTTTTTGCCAATGTGCTGAGTAGAAATCAGTGAGTGTGAAGACAATGTCGGCGATATCAGAATAACCGCCCTATTCTCCGTGAGCTTCCCTGCGGCATAAGGTATAATCTCGCGCTTTACATCTGACTAAAAATAGCGACTTTGACCATAAATACTCTTTCCCGGCGCGACCTTGCCCCTGCGACTGATGCGTACCAGGCGCTATTTACACTGCCTGAAATCTCGTCAGTTAATGAATCCTTATTCAGCGAGCTGCAGGCTCGTTTGCACTATGCTCTGGAGCAGTTTCTGCACCCTCAGGGCGTCAGCGACTTCTTACTGGTGAAAGCACCAGAAGAAAAAGCGTACCTGCAGCTGCTCAACAACACGACCCACACCTTGCGTGGCGATTCAGCGTCTCGCCTGACCGGCGTGAACTATACCATCGCCGCAGGTCAGGTCAGCGTCTCTCCGGCAACGTCGCCGGACGATAATTTTGCAAGCATCGGCCCGGTCATTTTTGCCGACTGGGTGGAAGCTGAGCAGCTGTTCGGCTGCGTGCGTCAGTTTAATGGCGATATTTCGCTTCAGCCTGGTCTGGTGCACAAAGCCAACGGTGGCGTGCTCATACTCTCTCTGCGCGCATTACTGGCTCAGCCCCTGCTGTGGATGCGTCTAAAATCACAGGTGACCCAGCAGCGTTTTGAGTGGCTATCCTTTGATGAGTCACGTCCGTTGCCCGTCACGATCCCTTCCATGCCGCTGTCGCTGAAAGTGATGCTGGTTGGCGATCGTGACGCGCTGGCCGATTTCCAGGAGATGGAACCTGAACTGGCGGAAAAATCGCTCTACTGCGAATATGAAGACAATCTGCAGCTCACCGATGAAGAGACCATCAAACAGTGGTGTCAGTGGGTTCAGCAGGTCGCGCGTGATGCAGACCTGCCGATGCTCGCGGCCGATGCCTGGCCGCGTCTGATTCAGGAAGGCGCTCGCTACACCGGCGATCAGGAAACGCTGCCGCTTTGTCCGCTGTGGATTAGCCGCCAGTTGCGCGAAACCGCGCCGTTCTGCGAAGGCGAAACCATTGGCGACGAGCAGCTCAAAACGATGCTCGAACAGCGTCAGTGGCGCGAAGGTTATCTGGCCGAGCGTATGCAGGACGAAATCCTGCTTGAGCAGATTCTGATTGAAACAGAAGGTGAATGCGTCGGGCAGATTAACGCTCTGTCGGTGATTGAATTCCCAGGGCACCCGCGCGCCTTTGGTGAACCTTCCCGTATCAGCTGCGTCGTGCACATCGGTGACGGCGAATTCACGGATATCGAACGCAAAGCTGAACTTGGCGGCAATATTCACGCCAAAGGCATGATGATTATGCAGGCGTTTCTGATGTCGGAACTCGAGCTCGATCAGCAGATCCCGTTCTCTGCATCGTTAACCTTTGAACAGTCCTACAGCGAAGTGGATGGCGACAGCGCGTCCATGGCTGAGCTGTGCGCCTTGATTAGCGCCCTCTCCGGCGTGCCGATTAATCAAAGCATCGCTATCACCGGTTCCGTCGATCAGTTTGGGCGCGCGCAGCCGGTTGGCGGTCTGAATGAAAAAATTGAAGGTTTCTTTGCTATCTGTCTGCAACGCGGCTTAAACGGTAAACAGGGCGTAATCATTCCTAACGCCAATGTGCGCCATTTAAGTTTGTCAGCGGAAGTTCAGGAAGCCGTGGAGGCCGGACAATTTTCTATCTGGGCGGTCGATGATGTGACCGAGGCTCTGCCGCTTCTCACCCAACTGAACTGGGATGCTGAAGGGCAGACGACATTGTTGCAAACGATTCAGGAACGTATCGCGCAGGCCTCGCAGCCCGACGCGCGGCATCGTTATCCGTGGCCGCTGCGCTGGCTGGGCTGGTTCAATTCGAACTGATCGGACTTGTTCAGCGTACACGTGTTAGCTATCCTGCGTCCCGAACTCAAAATAAGGCTTACTGAAAACATGGTAGATAAACGCGAATCTTATACAAAAGAAGATCTTCTTGCCTCTGGTCGCGGTGAACTGTTTGGCGCGAAAGGCCCGCAGTTGCCAGCCCCTAGCATGCTGATGATGGATCGTGTCGTTAAAATGACCGAAACCGGCGGCAATTTTGATAAGGGCTATGTTGAAGCAGAGCTCGATATCAACCCGGACCTGTGGTTCTTCGGTTGCCACTTCATTGGCGACCCGGTGATGCCAGGCTGCCTGGGTCTGGACGCCATGTGGCAGCTGGTAGGCTTCTACCTTGGCTGGCTTGGCGGTGAAGGCAAAGGCCGTGCGCTAGGCGTGGGTGAAGTGAAATTCACCGGTCAGGTTCTGCCGACCGCGAAGAAAGTGACCTACCGTATTCACTTCAAACGCATTGTTAACCGCCGTCTGATCATGGGCCTGGCGGATGGCGAAGTGCTGGTAGATGGTCGTCTGATCTATACCGCTAACGACCTGAAGGTTGGGTTGTTCCAGGATACTTCTGCGTTCTAAGACCCCGTATTAACGCGAAACCTCCGCATAGCGGAGGTTTCTTCTAAAGAGACAGCGTCAGGCGATAACTGTCCTGTCCTCCATGGCTTCTCGCCAGCCTCCGAGCCAGTGTGAACGTTGATTTAACGTCTGGTAAGGACAAATCTCCTTCGACTTACCGGCAATACCGGCCTGATACCCACGCTGATGTGCCCGTTCCAGGCGATCTCGTTTTTGTCTCTTCATGCCTCGTTTCCCTCATTACTTTTATCTGGTGGAAATGAAAACAGTGATTACAAAGTGTGCAACCACACATTACGAATAACCTGAATCATCACGATCGTCAATGCGCAAAATTCACGCCAGTGTCATATTTGTGAGCTACGCAAGAGTTCATTTGTACAAAAAATGTGAGGTGGGACAACTAAGCTGCTGAGCATAAAAACAAAAAAACCGCCGTGGATTTTGCATCCACGACGGCCTTAAGCATTATTAATTCTACTTATAGTTGCTGATTGAGAGAGCGGGCAATAGAGACCGCTTCCTGGCTCCAGGCTTGCGCCAGCATTTTCACCATCTCATCATAACCATCTTTCTGCTGCGCCAGCTCAATGTGGAACGGACGCTTAATTAGCTGCCCCTGATGGTTCAGCAGCCATTCACCGCTGACAATCACTTTCCCATCATAGCGCCCGTGGAAGCCATTCACCGACACGTTGAGCGTATCCTGATCGTGGCCCAGGGGTTGCGACGCAATCACCCAACCTGGCAACTGGTTGCTCAGGTTGGCGATGAGCGTGGTACGCAGCTGTTGGTCAAGCGGGCTGGCCCACAGGTTATTGCTGGCAATCACGTACTGCACATCACTGGTCTGATACACCACGCCGCTCCCGGCGAGGTAATCAGGAACCGAGACCTGCTCTACCCACAACAGATGGCTACCGGAGCTGGCGCTGTTTTGCACAGTGCCTTTGTCCAATGGCAACTGGTAGTAGGTTTTATTCTCACCGCTGCTGCTACAGGCTGCCAGCAGGCAGGCCGCCGCCAGCACTATCCATTTTTTCATTGTTTCGCCCTCTTAGGCTCTGGATCTTTTTTATCCTTCGCTTCAAACACCAGCGCGTTACTCTTCTCGTTCAGCGTTTTCAGAACCGGTTGCAGCTCACGCAGCACCTGATCCAGACGTTGCATATCCGCGACCATTTTGTTGTAAGCAGCCGAGCCCGGCTGGAAGCCCTGCATACTGCGATTCAACTCGCGCAGCGTTTTCTGCATGTCTTCTGGCAGTTGCTGCATCGACTGGCTGGCCGTTATCTTATTCAGATTATCCAGCGTTGTTTGCAGCTGACGCATAGTGCGCTGGCTTTCGGTCAACGTATTAGTCGCCTGCTCGATCATCGGATTCAGCGGCAGGTTGTTGAATTTGTCCAGCGTATCCATCAGACGCTGCTGGATCTGCGCCAGGCCACCGCTCACGGTCGGGATAATCTGATAACCGCTAAACTCACGGATACCGGTCATCTGCGGCTCTTTCGGATAGAAGTCCATGTCAACATAGAGCGCGCCGGTCACCAGGTTACCGGTTTTCAGAGAGCCGCGCAGGCCACGTTTCATCAGTTCTTCAAGATGTTGTCCCAGATCCGGATGCTCACCCAACTGATTTGCCAGACGTTCCGGCTCAATGCGGATCAGCACCGGAATACGGTAATCATTATTCAGCGCCTGACGCAGACCTTTAACATCAAACGGAACCTGCGCCACGGTGCCCAGACGAATGCCGCGGAATTCCACCGGCGCGCCCGGTTGCAGGCCACGAACGGAATCTTTGAAGAACATCAGGTAATCAAGATGCTCTGTATACAGGGAGTCCTGAATACTTTTCTGATCGTCATACAGTCTGAACTCGCTCTTTTCAGTTACCGGCTGGCCAAGATCCAGCCCTTCCGGCACGTCAAAGCTTACCCCACCGCTAAACAGCGTGGTGAGCGACCCCATCTCTACGCGCATCCCGGC
Protein-coding regions in this window:
- the rmf gene encoding ribosome modulation factor, encoding MKRQKRDRLERAHQRGYQAGIAGKSKEICPYQTLNQRSHWLGGWREAMEDRTVIA
- the pqiB gene encoding intermembrane transport protein PqiB; the encoded protein is METKSGEAKVQKVKNWSPVWIFPIVTALIGAWILFYHYSHQGPEVTLITTNAEGIEGGKTTIKSRSVDVGVVESTTLTDDLTHVEIKARLNAGMEKLLHKDSVFWVVKPQVGREGISGLGTLLSGAYIELQPGNKGGQQDDYQLLDQPPLAPPDAKGIRVILDSKKAGQLNPGDPVLFRGYRVGSVETSTFDAQKRTISYQLFITAPNDRLVTSNVRFWKDSGVAVDLTSAGMRVEMGSLTTLFSGGVSFDVPEGLDLGQPVTEKSEFRLYDDQKSIQDSLYTEHLDYLMFFKDSVRGLQPGAPVEFRGIRLGTVAQVPFDVKGLRQALNNDYRIPVLIRIEPERLANQLGEHPDLGQHLEELMKRGLRGSLKTGNLVTGALYVDMDFYPKEPQMTGIREFSGYQIIPTVSGGLAQIQQRLMDTLDKFNNLPLNPMIEQATNTLTESQRTMRQLQTTLDNLNKITASQSMQQLPEDMQKTLRELNRSMQGFQPGSAAYNKMVADMQRLDQVLRELQPVLKTLNEKSNALVFEAKDKKDPEPKRAKQ
- the pqiC gene encoding membrane integrity-associated transporter subunit PqiC; protein product: MKKWIVLAAACLLAACSSSGENKTYYQLPLDKGTVQNSASSGSHLLWVEQVSVPDYLAGSGVVYQTSDVQYVIASNNLWASPLDQQLRTTLIANLSNQLPGWVIASQPLGHDQDTLNVSVNGFHGRYDGKVIVSGEWLLNHQGQLIKRPFHIELAQQKDGYDEMVKMLAQAWSQEAVSIARSLNQQL
- the fabA gene encoding bifunctional 3-hydroxydecanoyl-ACP dehydratase/trans-2-decenoyl-ACP isomerase, with protein sequence MVDKRESYTKEDLLASGRGELFGAKGPQLPAPSMLMMDRVVKMTETGGNFDKGYVEAELDINPDLWFFGCHFIGDPVMPGCLGLDAMWQLVGFYLGWLGGEGKGRALGVGEVKFTGQVLPTAKKVTYRIHFKRIVNRRLIMGLADGEVLVDGRLIYTANDLKVGLFQDTSAF